Proteins from one Stenotrophomonas aracearum genomic window:
- the def gene encoding peptide deformylase has product MALLPILEFPDPRLRTKAARIDAAEVTTPAFQELIDNMFQTMYEAPGIGLAASQVDVHKRFMVIDVSEEKNTPLVFINPEIAASEGGKVYQEGCLSVPGIFADVTRADSITVRFLDRQGVAQELTTDGLLAVCVQHEMDHLDGKLFIDYLSPLKREMVRKKLAKQRKHVA; this is encoded by the coding sequence ATGGCTCTCCTGCCCATTCTTGAGTTCCCGGACCCGCGCCTGCGCACCAAGGCCGCGCGGATCGACGCCGCCGAGGTGACCACCCCGGCCTTCCAGGAACTGATCGACAACATGTTCCAGACCATGTACGAGGCCCCGGGCATCGGCCTGGCCGCCTCCCAGGTCGACGTCCACAAGCGCTTCATGGTGATCGACGTCAGCGAGGAGAAGAACACCCCGCTGGTCTTCATCAACCCGGAGATCGCCGCCAGCGAAGGCGGCAAGGTCTACCAGGAAGGCTGCCTGTCCGTCCCCGGGATCTTCGCCGACGTGACCCGCGCCGACAGCATCACCGTGCGCTTCCTGGACCGCCAGGGCGTGGCCCAGGAGCTGACCACCGACGGCCTGCTGGCCGTCTGCGTGCAGCATGAGATGGACCACCTGGACGGCAAGCTGTTCATCGACTACCTCTCGCCGCTCAAGCGCGAGATGGTCCGCAAGAAGCTGGCCAAGCAGCGCAAGCACGTTGCCTGA